From Gordonia crocea, the proteins below share one genomic window:
- a CDS encoding HIT family protein encodes MKDQLQRLWSPHRMSYITAAPRPADATGHPFLDIPKLSDEDGLIVARGETVYAVLNLFPYNPGHTMIIPFRQVADLEDLTDDESRELMAFTQKTIRVIKAVSSPDAFNVGLNLGAAAGGSLSEHIHQHIVPRWTGDANFITVVGDTKVLPQLLADTRRLLADEWARTGEPA; translated from the coding sequence ATGAAGGACCAGCTGCAGCGGCTGTGGAGCCCGCACCGGATGTCTTACATCACCGCTGCGCCGCGGCCGGCGGACGCCACCGGCCATCCCTTCCTGGACATCCCGAAGCTGTCCGACGAAGACGGGCTGATCGTCGCCCGCGGTGAGACCGTGTACGCGGTTCTCAACCTGTTCCCGTACAACCCGGGCCACACGATGATCATCCCGTTCCGGCAGGTCGCCGACCTCGAGGACCTCACCGACGACGAGTCGCGCGAGCTGATGGCCTTCACCCAGAAGACGATCCGGGTCATCAAGGCCGTCTCCTCGCCGGATGCGTTCAACGTGGGGTTGAACCTCGGCGCGGCCGCGGGCGGCTCCCTGTCCGAACACATCCACCAGCACATCGTGCCCCGCTGGACCGGCGACGCGAACTTCATCACCGTCGTCGGCGACACCAAGGTGTTGCCCCAGTTGCTGGCCGATACCCGACGCCTCCTCGCCGACGAGTGGGCCCGGACGGGAGAACCCGCGTGA
- the pgsA gene encoding phosphatidylinositol phosphate synthase encodes MISFRGGREAVSKVTGPIARGLLRVGLTPDLMTVGGTVVTVAAAIVLFGNGYLFAGALACWAFVMLDMIDGAMARARGWGTRFGAVLDSTCDRIADGAIFGALAWWAAVVAPHRLLLVATLICLVTSQVISYAKSRAEAAGLNGDGGLIERPERLIIVLTGAGLTDFPGLHWTWAIHIAMWVLAVLSIVTVGQRMWSIYHSPGAREPLVATPADDEPTADEERG; translated from the coding sequence GTGATCAGCTTCCGCGGCGGCCGTGAGGCGGTCTCCAAGGTCACCGGGCCGATCGCCCGCGGACTGCTCCGCGTGGGTTTGACCCCCGATTTGATGACGGTCGGCGGCACCGTGGTCACGGTGGCCGCGGCCATCGTCTTGTTCGGCAACGGCTACCTCTTCGCGGGTGCGCTCGCGTGCTGGGCCTTCGTCATGCTCGACATGATCGACGGTGCGATGGCGCGCGCCCGGGGCTGGGGGACGCGTTTCGGCGCGGTGCTCGACTCGACCTGCGACCGGATCGCCGACGGGGCGATCTTCGGCGCGTTGGCGTGGTGGGCGGCTGTCGTCGCGCCTCACCGATTGCTGCTGGTCGCGACCTTGATCTGTCTGGTCACGTCACAGGTGATCTCCTACGCCAAGTCGCGCGCGGAGGCCGCCGGGCTCAACGGCGACGGTGGCTTGATCGAGCGGCCCGAGCGCCTCATCATCGTCCTCACCGGCGCCGGCCTGACCGATTTCCCCGGACTGCACTGGACCTGGGCGATCCATATCGCGATGTGGGTGTTGGCCGTCTTGAGCATCGTCACCGTCGGCCAGCGAATGTGGAGCATCTACCATTCGCCGGGCGCGCGCGAGCCGCTCGTCGCGACGCCGGCCGACGACGAGCCGACTGCCGACGAGGAAAGGGGCTGA